One region of Bosea sp. 29B genomic DNA includes:
- a CDS encoding 2-hydroxyacid dehydrogenase codes for MPSPTPRLLEIGPLPPGLSKAARERFAVHPLWQEADPAGFLASHHGAFAGAVTMARHACSAELFAAIPGGVVASFGVGTEKLDLAAAARFGVQVAVTPDVLNDCVADTALGLILATTRQLVSADRFVREGRWKAGAFPLATQTTGKRLGIVGLGKIGREIARRAAGFRMDIRYFGRRRQADVPYGFVPDLIDLARWADILVLSCSGGPATHHLVSAAVLEALGSDGFLINVARGSVVDEAALIEALAASRIAGAGLDVYADEPNVPAGLLDSDRVVLLPHIAASTHETRRAMEALVIANLDAFFTSGAVLTPPEPSA; via the coding sequence ATGCCCAGTCCAACACCCCGCCTTCTCGAAATCGGCCCGCTGCCGCCAGGGCTGAGCAAAGCCGCGCGCGAGCGTTTCGCCGTGCATCCGCTCTGGCAGGAAGCCGATCCGGCCGGCTTCCTCGCCAGCCATCACGGCGCTTTCGCCGGCGCGGTCACCATGGCGCGTCATGCCTGCTCGGCCGAGCTGTTCGCGGCGATCCCCGGCGGAGTGGTAGCCTCCTTCGGCGTCGGCACCGAGAAGCTCGATCTGGCGGCGGCGGCCCGCTTCGGTGTCCAGGTCGCGGTCACGCCCGATGTCCTCAATGACTGCGTTGCGGATACGGCCCTCGGGCTCATTCTGGCGACGACGCGGCAGCTCGTGAGCGCCGACCGCTTCGTGCGCGAAGGGCGCTGGAAGGCCGGTGCCTTTCCGCTCGCGACGCAGACGACGGGCAAGCGTCTCGGCATCGTCGGGCTCGGCAAGATCGGCCGGGAGATCGCGCGTCGCGCCGCCGGTTTCCGTATGGACATTCGCTATTTCGGCCGGCGCCGACAGGCCGACGTGCCCTATGGCTTCGTCCCCGACCTCATCGATCTGGCGCGCTGGGCCGATATCCTCGTCCTGTCCTGCAGCGGCGGTCCGGCGACGCACCATCTCGTCTCGGCGGCGGTGCTCGAGGCGCTCGGAAGCGACGGCTTCCTGATCAATGTCGCGCGCGGCAGCGTCGTCGACGAGGCGGCTTTGATCGAGGCGCTTGCCGCAAGCCGCATCGCCGGCGCAGGCCTCGACGTCTATGCCGACGAGCCGAACGTACCGGCCGGCCTACTCGACAGCGACAGGGTCGTTCTGCTGCCGCATATCGCCGCGAGCACGCATGAGACGCGGCGCGCCATGGAAGCGCTGGTGATCGCCAATCTCGACGCCTTCTTCACCTCCGGCGCCGTTCTGACCCCACCTGAGCCATCAGCCTGA
- a CDS encoding NIPSNAP family protein — protein MIIEHRTYVVEHGRTEEYLERYRQLGLPVQQKYLGRLLGVFVSEIGRLNEVLYIWVYDSLADREERRAKLDADPAWHEFRRGNRGTFVQQDVKIMRYASFSPH, from the coding sequence ATGATCATCGAACACCGGACCTATGTCGTCGAGCACGGGCGGACCGAAGAATACCTCGAACGTTACCGGCAGCTGGGGCTGCCGGTGCAGCAAAAGTACCTTGGGCGGCTGCTCGGCGTCTTCGTCAGCGAGATCGGGCGGCTCAACGAGGTCCTCTATATCTGGGTCTATGACAGCCTCGCCGATCGCGAGGAGCGGCGGGCGAAGCTCGACGCGGATCCGGCCTGGCACGAGTTCCGGCGCGGCAACCGCGGCACCTTCGTCCAGCAGGACGTCAAGATCATGCGCTACGCCTCCTTCAGCCCGCACTGA